One window of the Alphaproteobacteria bacterium genome contains the following:
- a CDS encoding aminotransferase, producing the protein MPDDTAPRPNSPEARDAASVIHPLTNLKTHLEKGPVVIEEGKGVWVTDAHGKEYIEGMAGLWCISLGYGQQRLVNAATEQMARLPYYHLTNHKSHSPVIDLAEKLLEIAPVPMSKIWFANSGSEGNDSAARIVWYYWHAMGKPEKRKIIAHERAYHGNTIASASLSGMHYNHASFGLPLEGFLHVTPPHHYRYAKPGESEEDFATRLADELDALIEAEGPATVGAFFTEPIMGSGGVIVPPRTYYDKIQAVIRKHDLLLVADEVITAFGRTGNMFGTTTMGLEPDMLVCAKGLSSAYIPISALMVNARVFDVIAEESDRVGVFGLSFTYSGHPVSAAVAREALRIYEEEDIVGHVRAMEPHFMGGLEALREHPLVGEVRGKGLVAGVELVSDKETGAAFDPALGVGPYCNARAEEHGLIVRAIGDTISFCPPLIINRDEIVEMISRFRLALDDTLELLQTHGQVAAK; encoded by the coding sequence ATGCCCGACGACACTGCACCCCGCCCGAATTCACCCGAGGCGCGCGACGCCGCGTCAGTGATTCATCCGCTCACCAACCTGAAGACGCACCTGGAAAAGGGACCGGTCGTCATCGAGGAGGGCAAGGGCGTTTGGGTCACGGACGCCCATGGAAAAGAATATATCGAGGGGATGGCCGGGCTGTGGTGCATCTCGCTGGGCTATGGACAGCAGCGGCTGGTCAATGCCGCCACCGAGCAGATGGCCCGCCTGCCCTACTATCATCTGACGAACCACAAGAGCCATTCGCCGGTGATCGACCTCGCGGAGAAGCTGCTCGAGATCGCGCCGGTTCCAATGTCCAAGATTTGGTTCGCGAACTCGGGATCCGAGGGCAACGACAGCGCCGCGCGGATCGTCTGGTACTACTGGCATGCGATGGGCAAGCCCGAGAAGCGCAAGATCATCGCCCATGAGCGCGCCTATCACGGCAACACGATCGCGTCGGCGAGCCTGTCCGGCATGCACTACAACCATGCGTCCTTCGGGTTGCCCCTCGAAGGCTTCCTGCATGTCACCCCGCCGCATCATTATCGCTATGCAAAACCGGGCGAGAGCGAGGAAGATTTCGCAACGCGTCTCGCCGACGAACTCGATGCGCTGATCGAGGCAGAAGGCCCCGCGACCGTGGGTGCGTTCTTCACCGAACCGATCATGGGTTCAGGTGGCGTGATTGTGCCGCCGCGGACCTATTACGATAAAATTCAGGCGGTCATCCGCAAGCATGATCTGCTGCTCGTCGCCGACGAGGTGATCACCGCCTTCGGTCGAACGGGCAACATGTTCGGCACGACCACGATGGGGCTCGAACCCGACATGCTGGTCTGCGCTAAGGGCCTGTCGAGCGCCTATATTCCCATTTCCGCGCTGATGGTGAATGCCCGCGTGTTCGACGTGATCGCCGAGGAAAGCGACCGCGTCGGCGTGTTCGGCCTGAGTTTCACATATTCGGGCCATCCGGTTTCCGCCGCCGTGGCGCGCGAGGCGCTGCGTATTTACGAGGAAGAAGACATCGTCGGACATGTCCGGGCAATGGAGCCGCACTTCATGGGCGGGCTCGAAGCGCTGCGCGAACATCCGCTGGTTGGCGAAGTCCGCGGCAAGGGGCTCGTCGCCGGTGTGGAACTTGTCAGCGACAAGGAAACCGGTGCCGCCTTCGATCCGGCGCTCGGCGTCGGCCCCTACTGCAACGCGCGCGCCGAGGAACATGGCCTGATCGTCCGCGCGATCGGGGACACAATCTCCTTCTGCCCACCGCTGATCATCAACAGGGACGAAATCGTGGAAATGATCTCACGATTCCGGCTTGCGCTCGACGACACACTCGAATTGCTGCAGACGCATGGACAGGTTGCGGCGAAATAG
- a CDS encoding amidase, whose product MTTFDEYEDHDAVGLAALIRDREVTASEVLEAAIARSTARNPALNALVMELYDHGRAAAAGDLPAGPLAGVPYLIKDLGATLAGTPTTGGSKFMADVVPDTDSETVTRLKAAGMAIFGKTNTCEFGMSITCEPQFYGPTRNPWDDAVTPGGSSGGAASAVAARILPAAHASDGFGSIRVPASCCGLVGMKPTRGRNSFSPGLGERMGGIVAEHAVSISVRDHAAILDATAGPAPGDPYFAPPPARPFLEEVGADPGKLRIGFSHGGATGARTDGEHRRVLDETLKALGTLGHDVIEADPPIDNGEMQDIFRTLMASNAAQTIRLHPSKGRLPESGEVENVVAATAEKGEKVTGYDVFLAQGRMHQAGRRMAAYHADYDVLLTPGLGHMPPKLGWLDMMMDDADEYWDRVAAFSPFTVWFNLTGQPAISLPVGTTDEGFPVSVQAVARFADEATLFRLAAQLETAMPWRDRKPAGLPAV is encoded by the coding sequence GTGACGACATTCGACGAGTATGAGGACCATGATGCGGTCGGCCTGGCGGCGTTGATCAGGGACCGCGAGGTCACGGCCTCGGAGGTTCTCGAAGCCGCCATCGCCCGCAGTACCGCACGCAACCCGGCCCTCAATGCATTGGTCATGGAGCTCTACGACCATGGCCGAGCGGCTGCAGCAGGCGATCTGCCCGCCGGTCCCCTGGCGGGTGTTCCGTATCTGATCAAGGATCTGGGCGCGACCCTGGCCGGAACCCCGACCACCGGCGGCAGCAAATTCATGGCCGATGTGGTGCCGGATACCGACAGCGAGACTGTCACGCGTCTGAAGGCGGCCGGTATGGCGATCTTCGGCAAGACCAACACCTGCGAATTCGGCATGTCGATCACCTGCGAGCCGCAATTCTATGGTCCGACACGCAACCCGTGGGACGACGCGGTCACGCCCGGCGGTTCATCGGGCGGCGCGGCATCCGCCGTGGCGGCACGCATTCTGCCGGCCGCCCATGCGAGCGACGGTTTCGGCTCGATCCGCGTACCGGCTTCCTGTTGCGGGCTGGTCGGTATGAAGCCGACGCGCGGGCGCAACAGCTTTTCTCCGGGCCTGGGCGAACGCATGGGCGGGATTGTCGCCGAACACGCGGTATCCATATCCGTGCGCGACCATGCGGCGATCCTCGATGCGACCGCGGGGCCGGCACCCGGCGATCCCTATTTTGCACCCCCACCGGCGCGGCCGTTCCTGGAGGAGGTCGGCGCCGACCCCGGGAAACTGCGGATCGGGTTCAGCCATGGCGGGGCCACGGGCGCGCGCACCGACGGAGAGCATAGGCGAGTGCTCGACGAGACGCTGAAGGCGTTGGGGACGCTGGGTCATGACGTGATCGAGGCGGACCCGCCGATCGACAATGGCGAGATGCAGGACATATTCCGCACCCTGATGGCCTCGAATGCGGCCCAGACGATCCGGCTGCATCCCAGCAAGGGCCGATTGCCGGAATCGGGTGAAGTCGAGAATGTCGTCGCGGCAACAGCCGAAAAGGGCGAGAAGGTCACCGGCTATGACGTGTTCCTGGCGCAGGGACGAATGCATCAGGCCGGGCGGCGCATGGCGGCCTACCACGCAGATTATGATGTCCTGCTGACCCCCGGGCTTGGTCATATGCCGCCGAAACTGGGCTGGCTCGACATGATGATGGACGATGCCGACGAATACTGGGACCGGGTGGCGGCGTTCTCACCCTTCACGGTCTGGTTCAATTTGACCGGCCAGCCGGCGATCAGCCTGCCGGTCGGGACGACGGACGAGGGCTTCCCTGTGTCGGTGCAGGCCGTGGCACGCTTCGCGGACGAAGCGACGTTGTTCCGGCTTGCTGCACAACTCGAGACCGCGATGCCGTGGCGTGACCGCAAGCCCGCGGGGCTTCCCGCCGTCTGA
- a CDS encoding CinA family protein — protein sequence MTNLLQHSGAIAELLKARGETVAVAETSAGGLVSAQLLAVPGASAYFLGGGVLYTGESREGLAGITDADMAGIRSSSEPFAQLLAQTLREKLGATWGLAETGAAGPTGNRYGDDAGHTCVAVSGPVSKVATLETRSDDRGANMWRFSAEALALFMLCLKESAES from the coding sequence ATGACAAACCTGCTCCAACACTCCGGCGCGATCGCCGAACTCCTGAAGGCGCGCGGTGAAACCGTTGCCGTCGCCGAGACCTCCGCCGGCGGCCTGGTCTCGGCCCAGCTGCTCGCCGTGCCGGGCGCCTCCGCCTACTTCCTGGGCGGCGGCGTTCTCTATACCGGGGAATCTCGCGAGGGTCTGGCCGGCATCACGGATGCGGACATGGCGGGAATTCGCTCCAGCAGCGAACCATTTGCCCAACTGCTGGCGCAGACATTGCGGGAAAAGCTCGGCGCAACATGGGGGCTCGCGGAAACTGGCGCAGCCGGCCCGACGGGCAATCGATATGGTGACGATGCCGGGCATACATGCGTTGCGGTATCCGGGCCTGTGTCCAAAGTCGCGACACTCGAGACCCGAAGTGACGACCGAGGCGCCAATATGTGGCGGTTTTCCGCGGAAGCGTTGGCTTTGTTCATGCTATGTCTGAAAGAATCGGCAGAATCATAA
- a CDS encoding amidase: MSENFAALTATQLSDLYASGAASPVDATQTVLDQIEAHNPTLNCFCLIDGDSALATARESEARWQKGEPLSAIDGIPVSIKDLTLTKGWPTLRGSRTSDPAGPWDEDAPATARLREAGAVLTGKTTTPEFGWKGVTDNPLTGITRNPWNPERTPGGSSGGASSACASFMGPLHQGSDAAGSIRIPAAFAGVFGHKPTFGLVPNYPLPGHVGNLANMGPLTRTVTDAALMLNIIAKPDSRDSMAAPASAQNENYLNALDAGIEGVRIAYSPTLGGNGWADDDVAAAVAAAAKTLSDLGAIVEEVDPDIPPVRPIIEVIWAAADAWLVDQMPVDKRELMDPGLLAIAEEGRKLSVTDLVGAHAARVELGNRMARFHEDHDLLLTPQMPLEAIEAGKLVPDGRDMKQWVDWCPFTYPFNLTMQPACSVPCGLGDERLPVAFQLVGRHWEDALVLRTARAYEKAHPFATAPGYV; encoded by the coding sequence ATGTCCGAGAATTTTGCGGCGCTGACGGCCACCCAGCTCAGCGATCTGTATGCGAGCGGCGCGGCCTCACCCGTCGATGCGACCCAGACCGTGCTCGACCAGATCGAGGCCCATAATCCGACCCTGAACTGTTTCTGCCTGATCGACGGAGATTCCGCGCTGGCGACCGCGCGGGAGTCCGAGGCGCGCTGGCAGAAGGGTGAGCCGCTGTCCGCCATCGACGGCATACCCGTCTCGATCAAGGACCTGACTCTCACCAAGGGTTGGCCAACCTTGCGCGGCTCACGCACCAGCGACCCGGCAGGCCCGTGGGACGAAGACGCCCCGGCAACGGCCCGCCTGCGCGAGGCGGGTGCCGTCCTAACGGGCAAGACCACGACACCGGAATTCGGCTGGAAGGGCGTGACCGATAATCCCCTGACCGGGATAACCCGCAACCCGTGGAACCCGGAGAGGACGCCGGGTGGATCGTCCGGCGGCGCGTCATCGGCCTGCGCGTCCTTCATGGGACCACTGCACCAGGGCTCCGACGCGGCCGGTTCGATCCGCATTCCCGCCGCCTTCGCCGGCGTCTTCGGCCACAAGCCCACCTTCGGACTGGTGCCCAACTATCCCCTGCCCGGCCATGTCGGCAATCTGGCAAATATGGGCCCGTTGACCCGGACCGTGACCGACGCGGCGTTGATGCTGAACATCATCGCCAAGCCCGACTCGCGCGATTCCATGGCCGCGCCCGCATCGGCCCAGAACGAGAATTATCTGAACGCGCTGGACGCCGGCATCGAGGGCGTACGCATCGCCTATAGCCCGACCCTGGGCGGGAACGGCTGGGCGGATGACGATGTGGCCGCAGCGGTCGCGGCCGCGGCGAAAACCCTCTCCGACCTGGGCGCGATCGTCGAAGAGGTCGACCCCGACATCCCCCCGGTTCGGCCGATCATCGAGGTGATCTGGGCTGCCGCGGATGCCTGGCTGGTCGATCAGATGCCGGTCGACAAACGCGAACTGATGGACCCCGGTTTGTTGGCCATCGCCGAAGAAGGCCGCAAGCTGAGCGTCACCGATCTCGTCGGCGCCCACGCCGCACGCGTCGAGTTGGGCAACCGGATGGCACGTTTTCACGAAGACCATGATCTGTTGCTGACCCCGCAAATGCCCCTGGAGGCGATCGAAGCGGGCAAGCTTGTTCCCGACGGACGCGACATGAAGCAATGGGTCGACTGGTGCCCATTCACCTATCCGTTCAACCTGACCATGCAGCCCGCCTGCTCCGTGCCGTGTGGGCTGGGCGACGAGCGGTTGCCGGTCGCGTTCCAACTGGTGGGGCGCCACTGGGAAGACGCGCTGGTTCTCCGGACGGCGCGCGCCTACGAGAAGGCACATCCGTTCGCCACCGCGCCGGGCTACGTCTAG
- a CDS encoding DMT family transporter produces MSRPNILLGAALAGAAGVGFAANSTAAKIAYDGGTNPLTFLSLRSAVAALLVLAIILLSRRSLRLPAGRRLAALGIGAILALYSYGLLSAIQFIPVALAVLIFYTFPLLTSIYAWVSGQERPTIRAVSALIVAFIGLVLALDLQGGQLNALGVGLAVMAAMGITLVVILNNRVVGDGDSRPVTFHMMLSAAIISTIVTGVTGDYALPATATGWAAFLIGPGFYAVAIVTVFIAISLAGPSTAAMSMNFEPVASMTFGFLLLGQVLSGMQLFGAALVILAVLSLRLSDTRVPIAKAPANGQLSEAKKTS; encoded by the coding sequence ATGTCACGCCCCAACATATTGCTCGGCGCTGCACTGGCGGGTGCCGCGGGTGTCGGCTTCGCCGCCAACTCGACGGCCGCAAAAATCGCCTATGACGGCGGCACAAACCCGCTCACGTTCCTTTCTCTGCGTTCGGCGGTAGCCGCTCTACTGGTCCTCGCGATCATCCTTTTGAGCCGCCGAAGCCTTCGCTTGCCAGCCGGACGCCGGCTGGCGGCACTCGGTATCGGCGCCATACTGGCGCTGTACTCCTACGGCCTGTTGTCGGCGATCCAGTTCATCCCCGTCGCGCTCGCGGTACTGATCTTCTACACATTCCCGCTGCTGACCAGTATTTACGCCTGGGTCAGCGGGCAGGAACGCCCCACGATCCGCGCCGTCAGCGCGTTGATCGTGGCGTTCATCGGGCTGGTCCTCGCACTGGATCTCCAGGGCGGGCAGCTGAATGCCCTGGGTGTCGGGCTGGCGGTCATGGCCGCCATGGGTATTACTCTGGTCGTCATCCTCAACAACCGCGTGGTCGGTGATGGCGATTCACGCCCGGTCACATTCCATATGATGCTCTCTGCCGCCATTATCTCCACCATCGTCACGGGGGTAACCGGCGATTACGCATTGCCCGCCACGGCAACCGGCTGGGCAGCCTTTCTCATCGGCCCGGGATTCTATGCCGTTGCCATCGTCACGGTCTTCATCGCGATATCGCTCGCCGGACCGTCGACGGCGGCGATGTCGATGAATTTCGAGCCTGTCGCCAGCATGACATTCGGATTCCTGCTGCTCGGCCAAGTGCTGTCGGGCATGCAATTGTTCGGGGCGGCGCTGGTCATTCTGGCCGTATTGTCGCTACGCTTGTCCGACACACGCGTTCCCATCGCCAAGGCACCTGCGAACGGCCAACTTTCCGAGGCAAAGAAAACATCATGA